The following proteins are encoded in a genomic region of Sesamum indicum cultivar Zhongzhi No. 13 linkage group LG8, S_indicum_v1.0, whole genome shotgun sequence:
- the LOC105167275 gene encoding uncharacterized protein LOC105167275, which yields MSQLRANPSTHLIPPKTQHQYDDSALEGVTANIKLLLKLIQDHKDACDKEKNDSRRMLRVATMITILDNVRDRIQKSQSFGNKRSEADLRRCNTDLRPDNRQSGEPAVDEENERLRKELNTSLAARKSLQAMCSSFGKEKEIMAAQLSRKVQELNGMEELVNDLKAQNQTLMQKVQECVSKHKEKKYGGVGGGESQGNVALQERNKALSEQLLKSLDGYRSMKRKLKLAREENVKMHATMDEMREKITRSLERVGSFKERLSLSSGSNPQIDVQEEIVALESMFECFQMMVAKYDKKQGECIQPKGEISACKPSVLA from the exons ATGAGCCAGCTCCGTGCTAATCCATCTACCCACTTGATTCCTCCAAAGACACAACACCAATACGATGATTCGGCATTAGAAG GGGTGACAGCCAATATAAAGCTGTTGCTAAAACTCATCCAGGATCATAAAGATGCCTGtgacaaagagaaaaatgacAGCAGGAGGATGCTGAGGGTGGCCACAATGATTACCATCCTGGATAATGTAAGGGACAGAATCCAGAAATCCCAATCCTTTGGCAACAAAAGATCAGAAGCTGATCTCAGGAGGTGCAACACTGATCTGAGGCCTGATAACAGGCAAAGCGGTGAACCGGCAGTGGATGAAGAGAACGAGAGGCTGAGAAAAGAGCTGAACACAAGCTTGGCCGCACGGAAAAGCCTCCAGGCTATGTGCTCCAGCTTCGGAAAAGAGAAGGAGATAATGGCTGCACAGCTCTCAAGGAAGGTGCAAGAACTGAATGGGATGGAGGAACTTGTTAATGATCTTAAGGCACAAAATCAGACATTGATGCAGAAGGTACAAGAATGTGTTTCCAAGCACAAGGAGAAGAAATATGGTGGCGTTGGAGGAGGAGAATCACAGGGGAATGTGGCCCTGCAAGAGCGCAACAAGGCACTCTCGGAACAGCTTTTGAAGTCACTCGACGGATATCGATCTATGAAGAGGAAGCTGAAACTAGCACGAGAGGAGAATGTTAAGATGCATGCCACTATGGATGAAATGAGGGAGAAGATCACGAGAAGCCTCGAGAGAGTTGGAAGCTTTAAAGAGCGTCTATCGCTGTCTTCTGGAAGCAATCCACAGATTGATGTTCAAGAGGAAATCGTAGCACTGGAGAGCATGTTTGAGTGCTTCCAAATGATGGTGGCAAAATATGATAAGAAGCAAGGGGAATGCATTCAGCCCAAGGGGGAGATCAGTGCTTGTAAGCCTTCTGTTCTAGCATGA